The Euphorbia lathyris chromosome 3, ddEupLath1.1, whole genome shotgun sequence genome contains a region encoding:
- the LOC136223440 gene encoding small ribosomal subunit protein eS4z-like encodes MARGLKKHLKRLNAPNHWMLQKLGGAFAPKPSSGPHKSRECLPLILILRNRLKYALTYREVISILMQRHILVDGKVRTDKTYPAGFMDVVSIPKTNENFRLLYDTKGRFRLHSLRDDEAKFKLCKVRSIQFGQKGIPYLNTYDGRTIRYPDPLIKANDTIKLDLESNKITEFIKFDVGNVVMVTGGRNRGRVGVLKNREKHKGSFETVHIQDATGHEFATRLGNVFTIGKGTKPWVSLPKGKGIKLSIIEEARKRQAAAQTTA; translated from the exons ATG GCAAGAGGCTTGAAGAAACACTTGAAGAGGCTCAATGCCCCAAATCATTGGATGCTTCAAAAACTTGGAGGTGCTTTT GCTCCCAAGCCATCATCTGGACCTCACAAGTCTCGTGAGTGTTTGCCGTTGATCCTAATTCTGCGCAACAGGCTGAAGTATGCTCTCACATATCGTGAAGTGATTTCTATTCTGATGCAGCGACATATTCTTGTCGATGGGAAGGTTAGGACGGATAAAACATATCCTGCTGGTTTCATGG ATGTTGTGTCAATTCCTAAAACAAATGAGAACTTCCGTCTCCTTTATGACACCAAAGGCCGGTTTCGGCTACACTCTCTCAGAGATGATGAGGCAAAG TTTAAGCTATGCAAAGTCCGATCTATTCAATTTGGTCAAAAAGGCATCCCTTACCTGAATACATACGATGGTCGTACAATTCGCTACCCAGATCCCCTCATTAAGGCAAATGATACCATCAAGCTTGACTTGGAGAGCAACAAGATCACTGAATTTATCAAATTTGATGTAGGAAATGTTGTTATGGTCACTGGAGGGAGGAACAGAGGAAGAGTTGGGGTGCTTAAAAATAGGGAAAAGCATAAGGGTAGTTTCGAAACTGTTCACATCCAAGATGCAACTGGTCACGAGTTTGCAACTCGATTGGGCAATGTGTTCACCATCGGTAAAGGTACTAAACCGTGGGTTTCTCTTCCTAAGGGCAAGGGTATTAAGCTGTCCATCATCGAAGAAGCTAGAAAAAGGCAAGCTGCAGCTCAAACAACTGCCTAA